The following proteins are encoded in a genomic region of Hymenobacter siberiensis:
- a CDS encoding glycosyltransferase family 2 protein, protein MHFTVITPTHQRRELLPEAVASVRANISAPLNFSFEHLIYDSGSRDGTAAYLREAAAQPGPPLRHWHSPSRQLAGAARNALIREAAPDAWVVPLDDDDIMLQRTLYHYAAHIQAHPDRPWLVADFLRVDESGRYLPHEDYYAWQFETPTAMLQAIFRAEHFIQGNVCYSRAFVDEVGGYDGELAMAEDLDLYVRFLLAGQLPVVCPHISHLHRFHARNVSIGVDAGKHNADLQVIYEKYAPQLRALGIAAPGK, encoded by the coding sequence ATGCATTTTACCGTCATCACCCCCACCCACCAGCGCCGGGAGCTATTGCCCGAGGCCGTGGCCAGCGTACGCGCCAACATCAGCGCCCCGCTCAACTTCTCCTTCGAACACCTGATTTACGACAGCGGCTCGCGCGATGGCACGGCCGCCTACCTGCGCGAGGCCGCCGCCCAGCCCGGCCCGCCGCTGCGCCACTGGCACTCGCCCAGCCGCCAGCTGGCCGGCGCGGCCCGCAACGCCCTCATCCGGGAAGCCGCGCCCGATGCCTGGGTTGTGCCCCTCGATGACGACGACATCATGCTCCAGCGCACCCTGTACCACTACGCCGCCCACATTCAGGCCCACCCCGACCGGCCATGGCTCGTGGCCGATTTCCTGCGCGTGGATGAATCCGGCCGCTACCTGCCCCACGAGGACTACTACGCCTGGCAGTTTGAAACGCCCACGGCCATGCTGCAAGCCATTTTCCGGGCCGAGCATTTCATCCAGGGCAACGTGTGCTACAGCCGGGCTTTTGTAGACGAGGTGGGCGGCTACGACGGCGAGCTGGCCATGGCCGAGGACCTCGACCTTTACGTGCGCTTCCTGCTGGCCGGGCAGCTGCCGGTGGTGTGCCCGCACATCAGCCACCTGCACCGCTTCCACGCCCGCAACGTGAGCATTGGGGTAGATGCCGGGAAGCACAACGCCGATTTGCAGGTGATTTACGAAAAATACGCGCCGCAGCTGCGGGCGCTGGGCATTGCCGCACCAGGGAAGTAG
- a CDS encoding Dph6-related ATP pyrophosphatase: protein MQQSAIFNWSGGKDSALALYKTLQSGHYAVQTLLTTISEPYQRISMHGVRTALLDRQTAALGLPCRKLQLPETPTMAAYEQLMASTMHELQSAGATASIFGDIFLEDLRQYRETKLAELGMQAVFPLWGVPTGELIREFIGLGFKTITTCVNEKFLDQRFVGRIIDEEFLRDLPANVDPCGENGEFHTFVFDGPLFSQPIPFEKGEIVYRKYLAPAPQPTDAADYDCAPAASDPSPFDTGFWYCDLI, encoded by the coding sequence ATGCAACAATCGGCCATTTTTAACTGGAGCGGGGGCAAAGACTCGGCGCTCGCGCTCTACAAAACGCTGCAAAGCGGGCACTACGCGGTGCAAACGCTGCTCACCACCATCAGCGAGCCTTACCAGCGCATTTCCATGCACGGCGTACGCACGGCCCTGCTCGACCGGCAGACGGCCGCCCTCGGGCTGCCTTGCCGCAAGCTTCAGCTGCCCGAAACCCCCACCATGGCTGCCTACGAGCAGCTGATGGCCAGTACTATGCACGAGCTCCAAAGTGCCGGGGCCACGGCCTCCATCTTCGGCGATATTTTCCTGGAAGACCTGCGGCAGTACCGCGAAACTAAGCTAGCCGAGCTGGGCATGCAGGCCGTTTTTCCGCTCTGGGGCGTGCCCACGGGCGAGCTTATCCGCGAGTTTATCGGCCTGGGCTTCAAAACCATCACCACCTGCGTCAACGAGAAATTCCTGGACCAGCGCTTCGTGGGCCGCATCATTGACGAGGAATTCCTGCGCGACCTGCCCGCCAATGTGGACCCCTGCGGCGAAAACGGCGAATTCCACACCTTCGTGTTCGATGGCCCGCTGTTCAGCCAGCCCATTCCCTTCGAGAAGGGCGAAATCGTGTACCGCAAATACCTCGCGCCCGCGCCCCAGCCTACCGACGCGGCCGACTACGACTGCGCCCCCGCCGCCTCCGACCCTAGCCCGTTCGATACCGGCTTCTGGTACTGCGATTTAATTTAG